The Armatimonadota bacterium genome includes a region encoding these proteins:
- a CDS encoding peptidase MA family metallohydrolase produces MTNRLLLPVITVNRIITSCLALLALLAPAQAYAYSRGAETSLSKTMKTEFFTVHYDPADPYLPQLMSETARIALIRISHDLGYEPEKNRPFVLNIYPTHNSFIEAGGLKDSKFTVGTASSREVISVDASGVFASPTDTINHEITHMVIFRILCRNVSRFPLWANEGLAQYESEEFPDADNTLVANAAADGALIPLSYFVDRFPKDKSDLAYAESASAIRFMVKKHGKSSPKTMLRELTLTGSFDKAMLKATGQTANTFTDSWEAHVTKRYYALKLTRIAMGVIPVVMAILAIIAFFVRRKQKIEAARQWEQEEFDEAMRRQLGNDWWR; encoded by the coding sequence GTGACAAATAGACTTTTGCTGCCGGTTATTACTGTGAACCGTATTATAACATCCTGCCTCGCATTATTGGCGCTGTTGGCTCCGGCTCAGGCGTACGCCTACAGTCGCGGCGCAGAAACCTCGCTGTCAAAAACGATGAAGACGGAGTTCTTTACCGTTCATTATGACCCCGCCGATCCTTATCTGCCGCAGCTTATGTCCGAAACAGCGCGCATAGCGTTAATTCGTATCAGCCATGATTTAGGCTATGAGCCTGAAAAGAACAGGCCGTTTGTTCTCAACATATACCCCACCCACAACTCATTTATAGAGGCAGGCGGGTTGAAAGACAGCAAGTTTACAGTGGGAACAGCAAGCAGCCGGGAAGTGATCTCAGTCGACGCCAGTGGTGTATTCGCATCCCCAACGGATACAATAAACCATGAGATCACACACATGGTAATATTCAGAATTCTTTGCAGAAACGTTTCGCGGTTTCCACTATGGGCAAATGAGGGTCTCGCGCAATATGAGTCCGAGGAATTTCCTGACGCCGACAACACCCTCGTAGCGAACGCAGCGGCAGACGGCGCTCTAATCCCTCTTTCTTACTTTGTGGACCGCTTTCCAAAGGATAAGTCGGACCTTGCATATGCCGAATCGGCATCCGCAATACGCTTTATGGTCAAAAAACACGGTAAGTCGTCTCCTAAGACTATGCTCAGAGAACTTACGCTTACCGGCTCGTTTGATAAGGCCATGCTGAAGGCCACAGGTCAAACAGCCAACACGTTTACAGATAGTTGGGAAGCCCATGTTACAAAACGATACTATGCTCTTAAGTTGACACGCATAGCGATGGGCGTGATCCCGGTTGTTATGGCTATTCTTGCAATCATAGCTTTTTTTGTCAGACGTAAACAGAAGATCGAAGCCGCAAGACAGTGGGAGCAGGAGGAGTTCGACGAAGCCATGCGCAGGCAGCTCGGCAATGACTGGTGGAGATAA
- a CDS encoding HAD-IIA family hydrolase, producing MVKKSYLLDMDGVLVRGSSAIPGAQQFIERLLGNDIRFAVLTNNPMYTPRDLQHRLSLVGLNVPHDRLFTAAMATAQFLHTQMPDGSAYVIGEAGLTSALHDVGYLQTERDPDYVVLGETTNYNFERISKAVRLVAAGARFIATNPDPSGPSEKGIEPACGAMAALMQKATGIAPYFIGKPNPLMMRSALRFLGAHSEETVMVGDRMDTDIVAGMESGMDTIMVLTGVTTSDMITKFPYRPMNVVDSVADIEV from the coding sequence ATGGTTAAAAAAAGCTATTTACTGGACATGGACGGCGTGCTGGTGCGGGGAAGCTCTGCAATCCCCGGCGCTCAGCAGTTTATTGAGCGGCTGCTTGGTAATGATATCCGTTTTGCTGTGCTTACAAACAACCCTATGTATACACCGCGTGATTTGCAGCACAGGCTCTCGCTCGTGGGTCTCAATGTCCCCCACGATCGACTGTTTACTGCAGCTATGGCAACTGCGCAGTTTTTGCACACTCAAATGCCCGACGGATCGGCATATGTTATAGGTGAGGCAGGACTGACTTCAGCCCTGCACGATGTGGGCTATCTGCAGACCGAACGCGACCCCGATTATGTGGTACTCGGCGAGACTACAAACTATAATTTCGAGCGCATATCCAAAGCAGTGAGACTTGTGGCAGCCGGAGCAAGGTTCATAGCCACAAACCCGGATCCGTCCGGGCCGAGTGAGAAGGGCATCGAGCCCGCATGTGGCGCAATGGCCGCTCTTATGCAGAAAGCTACCGGCATCGCGCCGTACTTTATCGGCAAGCCCAATCCGTTGATGATGAGAAGCGCACTTCGATTTTTGGGAGCACACTCCGAGGAGACGGTGATGGTCGGCGATAGAATGGACACCGACATTGTGGCAGGTATGGAAAGCGGTATGGACACAATCATGGTCCTTACAGGCGTCACTACCAGCGATATGATCACCAAGTTTCCTTACAGGCCGATGAATGTGGTAGATTCTGTTGCGGATATCGAGGTGTGA
- a CDS encoding invasin domain 3-containing protein, whose amino-acid sequence MSVKAITGKFASRLSLALVIVMVLSIITPIYATEGAKSTQSVAISSFTDTAGNLYINAGRGEGIHVGSKGSIVQNGMKVADYEVVQVNWGISRIAISNRAEGTTIRAGDEAPITSIPQVKKKSSKFKKWIWWALGIGLATYLLTRNHGGGSSDSGTGITLKAEKTTSYSDTNGDSSVVTITAAIRDANGDLVTDGTRVDFSSTVGTLNHTTTVTSGGIATATLTGKTTDNNAVVKVTCNGSTASTTVSFGVSIKLEVSPATIQITNGGGTATSSTIKATCSDAQGNAATSGTVKFTASVGTLSNDSVSISSGVATTTLTSTKAGSSTITATWSGTSATDTVKVTAGPPYSISLSSGSSSLSCDGNSNAAITATVKDSGGNLVTDGTVVNFSVATDSSGGVNGSITSQSETSNGIATASLVTKDSSGNKSTPGTATVTAAVASSQSGDVPAPASGSGVSATTTVKFVSSEVGSVSVSADKTNIRGLDIVGNTTTLTAIVANTQGDAVPDGTAVTFTATHGMISNTTTTTNGKATATLTSNASGGDGNVTVTATAGSITSSSVTVIFSGAPATANCSVEISPDTLASSGGQAVITVTAKDINGHAMVDGTEVTSATSKGTLLSSTAQTSDGMATFTLSTSTDSVTPTEAGAGTVTVTIPAGGAGSSVTLTASFEVLK is encoded by the coding sequence ATGAGTGTAAAGGCAATTACAGGAAAATTTGCCTCCAGGTTATCGTTAGCGCTTGTGATTGTTATGGTCTTGTCGATCATAACTCCAATATACGCGACCGAGGGTGCAAAATCAACCCAATCGGTGGCAATTTCAAGCTTTACCGATACTGCCGGAAACCTCTATATCAATGCCGGAAGAGGAGAGGGCATTCATGTCGGCTCTAAAGGCAGCATAGTACAAAACGGAATGAAAGTTGCCGACTACGAAGTCGTGCAGGTCAATTGGGGCATATCCAGAATTGCGATTTCCAACCGTGCCGAAGGAACGACAATACGCGCAGGCGACGAAGCTCCGATTACAAGCATCCCTCAAGTCAAAAAGAAATCCTCCAAATTCAAAAAATGGATATGGTGGGCGCTGGGCATCGGTCTGGCAACATATCTGCTTACCAGAAATCACGGCGGCGGCAGCTCGGACAGCGGCACCGGGATCACTCTCAAAGCCGAAAAGACTACCAGTTACAGCGACACAAATGGCGACAGCAGCGTTGTTACTATAACCGCCGCCATTAGAGACGCGAACGGAGACCTGGTCACTGATGGCACAAGGGTCGATTTCTCATCTACAGTCGGCACGCTCAATCATACGACGACTGTGACATCGGGTGGAATCGCAACCGCAACGCTGACCGGCAAGACAACGGACAACAATGCTGTAGTTAAAGTCACATGTAATGGCTCGACAGCAAGCACAACAGTTTCCTTTGGGGTCAGTATCAAGCTGGAGGTAAGCCCCGCTACAATTCAAATAACAAATGGCGGCGGCACCGCAACTTCATCTACGATCAAGGCAACCTGCTCCGACGCACAGGGCAACGCGGCGACCAGCGGCACCGTGAAATTCACTGCAAGCGTAGGAACGCTCAGCAATGACAGCGTCTCAATATCCAGCGGTGTGGCGACCACAACTCTTACCAGCACTAAGGCCGGCAGTTCCACTATAACGGCGACATGGTCGGGCACTTCAGCGACCGATACAGTCAAAGTTACGGCGGGGCCGCCTTATTCCATCAGCCTCAGCAGCGGTAGCAGCAGCCTTTCATGCGACGGTAACTCTAATGCTGCAATAACCGCGACCGTTAAGGATTCCGGTGGAAACCTTGTTACCGACGGCACTGTTGTGAACTTCAGTGTGGCGACGGACAGCAGCGGAGGAGTAAACGGCAGCATTACCTCGCAATCGGAGACTTCAAATGGAATCGCCACAGCATCGCTGGTCACAAAAGACTCAAGCGGCAACAAGAGCACACCGGGCACTGCAACCGTCACGGCTGCCGTCGCGTCCAGTCAGTCAGGCGACGTGCCTGCGCCAGCTTCCGGCTCCGGTGTCAGTGCTACAACCACTGTAAAGTTCGTGTCGAGCGAAGTCGGAAGTGTAAGTGTGAGCGCAGATAAAACAAATATCAGAGGTCTGGATATTGTCGGCAACACAACTACCCTGACGGCAATTGTCGCCAATACGCAAGGGGACGCAGTTCCCGATGGCACGGCAGTCACGTTTACGGCGACCCATGGCATGATCTCCAATACCACTACGACAACAAATGGCAAAGCTACCGCAACACTGACCTCGAACGCAAGCGGTGGAGACGGCAACGTGACAGTGACCGCAACAGCGGGCAGCATTACAAGCAGTTCCGTGACGGTGATTTTCTCCGGGGCCCCCGCCACAGCCAACTGCAGCGTCGAAATATCGCCCGATACGCTGGCAAGCTCCGGTGGACAAGCGGTGATTACGGTCACAGCCAAGGATATAAACGGCCACGCAATGGTTGATGGCACGGAAGTCACATCTGCAACCAGCAAGGGCACATTGTTGTCCTCAACTGCTCAGACAAGTGACGGCATGGCCACATTCACGCTCTCGACAAGCACTGACTCCGTCACCCCGACTGAAGCGGGAGCAGGCACAGTGACCGTTACGATACCTGCCGGCGGAGCAGGCTCTAGTGTGACACTTACGGCCAGTTTCGAAGTCCTAAAATAG
- a CDS encoding invasin domain 3-containing protein, producing the protein MSSFRVAIFLLIGLALLTPLQAGAAVFVSVEANPSIIPADGKSHSQVLVTILDSNGAPVSDGTEVRLTTSAGDITAAVYTSGGRAVGILTSAQCPQIAVINAIANGGSASAQVEFSSSAGYEEATASARAIRMEGGSLAYCVDKDTVLASSGVTIEYMGLTIKANAAQVSQKSGRILAQGDVTVSKGDTSVRADALICNTQNDTIRLLGTDDKSGDKTYDIALEPVGSKETDGDPGFVPLSDVDGKTWIVSSRLVLIPRDKILFFKASIYVGRAEILKVPYYSYSYEKRESILQQVRYTSDDGMLVDLPLYYQMSDSATGALKLRYAADGSDTGGYTRPRKGLSLGLDQDYSMGESGQGRVFIDSVGNSSQALEVSHHLEFGSLLTGGRADISTRYQPSSTYAKNIYYTTLNVAGSMSRYNYSLTGYFGGSSVREYVDNCLEYVGQSNCTVKAVFSPAAFKSSGRPSPSYALGYGTLWTESDEATSSCLYQSFGLRYNRAESGDGRFRTGFEAITALTMTADADMGASLRAGPTLRRIWNGGNASIGYTLNAMSGTTESISTQGVHQLICSLFLSGGKWNSNSSAGYGLDSRRLSLISNLNLRPSKNWRARCSYNLYSYAYSLNDIGYRYINSYLKVGLYHPLGPYEIGIAWSPDGQNYGIDKDKRFWLELGGKS; encoded by the coding sequence GTGTCATCCTTCAGGGTCGCTATATTCTTGCTGATAGGGCTGGCTTTGTTGACTCCACTGCAAGCCGGTGCGGCTGTTTTCGTCTCAGTTGAAGCAAATCCGTCAATAATCCCGGCTGACGGCAAGAGCCATTCGCAAGTCCTTGTTACAATCCTCGATTCCAATGGCGCGCCGGTCTCTGACGGCACCGAGGTGCGTCTGACGACCTCAGCGGGCGATATAACCGCAGCAGTCTATACATCCGGCGGTCGCGCCGTCGGTATTTTGACCTCCGCACAGTGTCCTCAGATCGCAGTCATAAACGCGATAGCAAACGGCGGATCGGCCTCGGCTCAAGTTGAGTTCTCGTCTTCAGCCGGTTACGAGGAGGCAACCGCAAGCGCCAGAGCAATCCGTATGGAAGGCGGATCGCTTGCATATTGTGTGGACAAAGACACAGTGCTTGCAAGCAGCGGAGTGACTATTGAGTATATGGGTCTAACTATAAAGGCCAACGCTGCTCAGGTGTCTCAGAAGTCGGGTCGAATCCTCGCTCAAGGTGACGTGACTGTCAGTAAAGGCGATACAAGCGTAAGAGCCGATGCTCTTATATGCAATACTCAAAATGACACTATTCGCCTGCTCGGCACAGACGATAAAAGCGGAGACAAAACGTATGATATTGCGCTTGAACCGGTAGGTTCAAAAGAGACCGACGGTGATCCCGGATTTGTGCCGCTGTCGGATGTGGACGGTAAAACATGGATAGTATCCTCAAGACTCGTCTTGATCCCGCGCGATAAGATATTGTTTTTCAAAGCCTCCATATATGTGGGCCGGGCGGAGATCCTCAAGGTGCCTTATTATTCCTACAGCTATGAGAAGCGAGAGTCCATCCTTCAACAGGTTCGTTATACTTCCGATGATGGGATGCTCGTGGACCTGCCTCTGTATTATCAGATGTCCGATTCGGCGACCGGCGCGCTCAAGCTTCGCTATGCGGCGGACGGCAGCGATACAGGCGGTTACACCAGGCCCAGAAAGGGTCTGAGTCTGGGTCTGGACCAGGATTATTCTATGGGTGAGAGCGGGCAGGGCAGAGTTTTCATCGACTCGGTCGGCAACTCATCTCAAGCGCTGGAGGTCTCACATCACTTGGAGTTCGGTTCGCTGCTGACCGGCGGCAGGGCAGACATATCGACTCGCTATCAACCGTCTTCTACCTATGCCAAAAATATATATTACACGACGCTCAATGTGGCTGGCAGCATGAGCAGATACAATTATTCACTCACCGGATACTTCGGGGGCAGCAGTGTCCGGGAATATGTTGATAATTGCCTTGAATATGTGGGGCAGTCAAACTGCACCGTAAAGGCAGTGTTCAGTCCTGCGGCCTTCAAGAGTAGTGGCAGACCATCACCCAGTTACGCCCTGGGCTACGGCACTCTCTGGACTGAATCCGACGAGGCTACATCTTCCTGTCTTTATCAATCGTTTGGGCTCAGATACAATCGCGCTGAGTCGGGGGATGGCAGATTCAGAACGGGCTTTGAGGCGATAACGGCTTTGACAATGACGGCCGATGCGGATATGGGCGCAAGCCTGAGAGCGGGCCCGACCCTGCGGCGCATATGGAATGGCGGCAATGCGTCCATCGGTTATACTCTAAATGCCATGAGCGGCACCACTGAGAGTATTTCAACCCAAGGTGTGCATCAGCTTATATGCAGCCTGTTTTTGAGCGGGGGCAAGTGGAATTCCAACTCATCAGCGGGCTATGGGTTGGACTCAAGACGCTTGAGCCTTATTTCAAACCTCAACTTGCGTCCGTCAAAGAATTGGCGGGCAAGGTGCAGTTATAACCTCTATAGCTATGCTTACAGTCTCAATGATATCGGCTATCGCTATATAAATTCGTATCTGAAGGTTGGTCTGTACCACCCGTTGGGGCCGTATGAGATCGGCATCGCCTGGTCTCCGGACGGCCAAAACTACGGTATCGACAAAGACAAGCGGTTCTGGCTTGAGTTAGGCGGCAAATCTTGA
- a CDS encoding Lrp/AsnC family transcriptional regulator, translating into MDKQILKILERDARTSPAQMAVMLGKTEEEIEKSIKQMEEAGIIRHYKAVVDWEKTGKEQVFAFIDVRVSPSRGVGFDDVARRVYKYPEVHSVYLVSGDYDLRVVVEGKTMRDVAFFVAEKLSTLEGVLSTKSSFLLKKYKMDGDIFEEPAAAEDRLAVAP; encoded by the coding sequence ATGGACAAGCAGATACTGAAGATTCTTGAGCGTGATGCCCGTACCTCCCCGGCGCAAATGGCCGTGATGCTGGGCAAGACCGAGGAGGAGATCGAAAAATCCATCAAGCAGATGGAGGAAGCCGGCATCATCAGGCATTATAAGGCAGTCGTCGACTGGGAAAAGACGGGTAAAGAGCAGGTCTTTGCGTTTATAGACGTGCGGGTGAGCCCGTCGCGCGGGGTCGGTTTCGACGATGTCGCCAGACGGGTCTACAAGTATCCTGAAGTCCATTCGGTATATCTGGTCTCGGGCGACTACGATCTGAGAGTTGTCGTCGAAGGCAAGACCATGCGCGATGTCGCGTTCTTTGTCGCGGAGAAGCTCTCCACGCTTGAGGGAGTCCTTTCCACTAAGTCCAGCTTCCTTCTTAAGAAGTACAAGATGGACGGAGACATATTCGAAGAACCCGCCGCAGCAGAAGACAGACTGGCCGTCGCTCCATAA
- a CDS encoding aminotransferase class I/II-fold pyridoxal phosphate-dependent enzyme codes for MKPISKVVSQTPASGIRRFFDIVSQMQDVISLGVGEPDFDTPWRITEACIYSLERGKTHYTSNYGAIELRRAIADYLRKHEYLTYNPDNQILITVGVSEGMDLAMRAILNPGDEVIIPEPCFVAYKPCVSFAGGVPVPVCSYMEDGFAVKPEQIEAAVTPKTKAIWISYPTNPTGGVASRDTLEQIVKIAVKHDLYIISDEIYDRLTYDGRHTCVPTIPGAYERTILLNGFSKAYAMTGWRIGYACGAPDIIEAMMKIHQYGMMCAPVMAQVAALEAIKNGYEDSESMIEQYSQRRRVIVKGLNDAGLGCLMPRGAFYVFPSIKETGLSSEEFAERLLFEEKVAVVPGNAFGECGEGHIRCSYATSIEKIEIAIERIARFVCKLK; via the coding sequence ATGAAACCAATATCCAAAGTGGTTAGCCAGACACCTGCGTCCGGAATACGCAGGTTCTTTGATATAGTATCCCAGATGCAGGACGTCATTTCGCTGGGCGTAGGTGAGCCCGATTTCGACACCCCGTGGCGAATAACCGAGGCCTGCATCTACTCGCTCGAACGAGGCAAGACTCACTACACCTCCAACTACGGCGCCATCGAACTGCGACGGGCTATCGCCGACTATCTGCGCAAGCACGAATACCTTACATATAATCCAGACAATCAAATTCTGATTACTGTAGGCGTCAGCGAGGGTATGGACCTTGCCATGCGCGCTATCTTAAACCCCGGCGACGAAGTGATAATACCCGAACCCTGCTTTGTGGCGTATAAGCCGTGCGTCAGCTTTGCGGGCGGCGTGCCCGTTCCGGTCTGCTCTTACATGGAGGACGGATTTGCAGTAAAACCCGAGCAGATTGAGGCCGCAGTCACTCCCAAAACAAAAGCTATCTGGATCAGCTACCCGACCAACCCCACAGGCGGAGTGGCATCGCGTGATACTCTGGAGCAGATCGTTAAAATAGCAGTCAAGCATGATCTATATATAATCTCCGACGAGATATATGACCGCCTCACCTACGATGGACGTCATACGTGCGTGCCGACCATTCCCGGAGCCTATGAGCGCACGATCCTGCTCAACGGTTTTTCCAAAGCATACGCAATGACAGGATGGCGGATCGGTTACGCATGCGGCGCGCCGGATATAATCGAAGCGATGATGAAGATCCATCAATACGGTATGATGTGCGCGCCGGTAATGGCCCAGGTCGCCGCTCTGGAAGCTATCAAGAACGGCTATGAAGACAGCGAGAGCATGATCGAGCAGTACAGTCAGCGCAGACGGGTGATAGTCAAGGGTCTCAACGATGCAGGTCTTGGCTGTCTGATGCCCAGAGGAGCATTTTACGTGTTTCCATCCATTAAGGAAACCGGCTTGAGTTCTGAAGAGTTCGCTGAACGGCTCCTGTTTGAAGAAAAAGTGGCCGTTGTGCCGGGAAATGCTTTTGGTGAATGCGGAGAAGGCCATATCCGGTGCTCGTACGCGACTTCTATAGAAAAGATCGAGATAGCAATCGAACGTATTGCGCGTTTCGTGTGTAAATTGAAATAA
- a CDS encoding sugar-binding protein yields the protein MKSGKYFALALVCMLTTIMFASPAMAQEPIKDQVKCYTTFDDAYLYVAVSVDCPDIRATHATPNADVTGDDSVTVFIDTQEERSEKIGPTCFSMTVSPAGGAQFKAGSDSGSLEPKTIWTFKYGNNVQGTLNNGDDIDQGYSMEMAIPWAVMNVNKLSPGDMMGFNFIVRRHGDKPNDFVSLSQNVKTEADVLDPAKWSKIVFANYSFGVATTSWDKVLSARYMTRAPLINGIIADKEWHKNTSYAIDIPTPEGFVYEAKFPVQPLVFARYDYNYQADKRKAAPVSGITNQDGTPALIDFPIKNAGPWFSYDRVQWHKEQLSDMVAAGIDIVAPVYSGDAASRAGYADKGMDCMVSALEEFRAEGKPYPRAAMLFAATSAETPESAYGTIKSFFDRVPCDFRALAQTGKPNAGKIGPIVFLGPALSQNIKDHCSEQFEKDCGCPLVFDSILAGTMSSIVTPGCDLCGPNADNQISSRPNGEAYDKQWASAIDKKSSWVLCDSWDNFSIGADICSSRQYDGKYTDATAANAKRFHGNKDFDAQYLRVSVPPVIGSKQIAQAELEIKNIGNSPWRMSDGYAMAYRWYKSGRYYGESKVRVPLGRDVLPGETITVDAGIATVNSQGAAIPDGNWELRFELIRTSDGKWFSNLGDQPLVVPVTVGQVPDWGATWLTCNSPVMLASNQNYPMTVRVRNDGSQAWLKGATKLGCKLYKVSNDGSSQEVPIKDVRCVLARDCKPGEVGEFAFDLNLAGANKKPLAASKQSEPWSYQLRFDIYNGKNWLSESGVRTLNRVVNIYDQDYGPRIVDCDLPETIDAGKTLEAKVVVRNSGAQTWDRKRTKIGYHWYYLDGTEMLWDGITTPIKQNIQPGWPIVISAQVKAPEYDGQYVLVWDVMIDEQWLSTGPLSRGGDILPVTVEVKGGRLAFEDLSKLCNVQLSSPDTDRTSGDFDGKGSSFPSELIPPDSGMTKEVKRVYPTGYNWVRDDQPEGRISFLYPDKTPGTPGAVACDGQSLTFAQGSYKSLHILAASTNGDASGDVSLDYTKYPRSMPLQVSDWSKGPSHGEKIGFAARHRHSHGGDEVGTPCYLYDYVIPVNASRILTGITLPKNPDIKVVAVTLERAEAQAAPVAKTDNTKR from the coding sequence ATGAAATCAGGAAAGTATTTCGCTCTTGCGCTTGTCTGTATGTTGACGACTATTATGTTTGCCTCGCCGGCGATGGCCCAAGAGCCGATCAAGGACCAGGTCAAGTGCTATACCACGTTTGACGATGCCTACCTCTATGTAGCCGTCTCAGTCGACTGCCCTGATATTCGGGCGACTCATGCGACCCCCAATGCGGACGTCACGGGTGACGACAGCGTTACGGTCTTCATCGATACGCAGGAAGAGCGTTCGGAAAAGATCGGTCCGACGTGCTTTTCCATGACCGTCTCTCCTGCGGGCGGCGCTCAGTTTAAGGCGGGCAGCGATTCGGGATCGCTGGAGCCTAAGACGATATGGACGTTCAAATACGGCAACAACGTGCAGGGCACTCTCAATAATGGCGACGACATAGACCAGGGTTACAGCATGGAGATGGCTATTCCCTGGGCTGTTATGAATGTCAACAAGCTCTCGCCGGGCGATATGATGGGCTTCAACTTTATCGTCCGCAGGCATGGAGATAAGCCTAACGATTTTGTAAGCCTCTCGCAAAATGTAAAGACCGAGGCCGACGTTCTTGACCCGGCCAAGTGGTCGAAGATAGTGTTTGCCAACTATTCGTTCGGCGTAGCTACCACAAGCTGGGACAAGGTATTATCTGCGCGATATATGACCCGCGCGCCGCTTATCAATGGCATAATTGCCGACAAAGAATGGCACAAGAACACGTCATATGCGATAGATATACCTACGCCGGAAGGCTTTGTCTATGAAGCCAAGTTCCCTGTGCAGCCTCTTGTTTTTGCCCGGTATGACTATAACTATCAGGCGGATAAACGCAAAGCTGCGCCCGTGTCGGGCATAACAAATCAAGACGGCACACCCGCGCTAATCGACTTCCCCATAAAAAACGCCGGGCCATGGTTTAGCTACGATAGGGTGCAGTGGCATAAAGAGCAACTTTCGGATATGGTTGCGGCAGGCATAGATATTGTCGCGCCCGTATACAGCGGCGATGCGGCAAGCCGCGCCGGGTATGCCGACAAGGGAATGGACTGTATGGTAAGCGCGCTTGAGGAGTTTCGGGCGGAGGGCAAGCCCTACCCGAGAGCGGCTATGCTCTTTGCAGCTACTTCAGCGGAGACACCTGAGTCGGCATACGGCACGATAAAGAGCTTTTTTGACCGCGTGCCTTGTGACTTTCGCGCGCTGGCCCAGACAGGAAAGCCAAACGCGGGAAAGATCGGTCCGATCGTATTTTTAGGGCCTGCTTTAAGTCAGAATATAAAAGATCATTGCAGTGAGCAGTTTGAGAAAGATTGCGGATGCCCGCTGGTGTTTGATTCGATCCTTGCAGGCACGATGAGCAGTATTGTCACACCCGGATGTGATCTGTGCGGACCAAATGCTGATAATCAGATATCTTCAAGGCCCAATGGCGAAGCCTATGACAAGCAGTGGGCATCCGCAATCGATAAGAAATCGAGCTGGGTGCTTTGTGATTCCTGGGATAATTTCTCCATCGGCGCCGATATCTGCTCTTCGCGCCAGTACGACGGCAAATACACCGATGCCACTGCTGCCAATGCAAAACGTTTCCATGGCAATAAAGACTTCGACGCGCAGTATCTGCGGGTGAGCGTGCCGCCTGTGATCGGCTCGAAGCAGATAGCTCAGGCTGAGCTTGAGATCAAAAACATCGGCAATTCACCCTGGCGGATGTCCGATGGCTATGCCATGGCATATCGCTGGTATAAGAGCGGCAGATATTACGGCGAGAGCAAGGTGCGCGTGCCTCTCGGACGTGACGTTTTGCCGGGTGAGACAATTACAGTCGATGCTGGTATCGCCACAGTCAACTCTCAGGGGGCGGCGATCCCGGACGGCAATTGGGAGCTTCGGTTCGAGCTTATCAGGACATCCGACGGCAAATGGTTCTCAAATCTCGGTGATCAACCGCTGGTTGTTCCTGTGACGGTCGGCCAGGTACCTGATTGGGGAGCGACGTGGCTTACCTGCAATAGTCCGGTGATGCTTGCCTCAAACCAGAACTACCCGATGACTGTTCGCGTCCGCAATGACGGCTCACAGGCCTGGCTCAAAGGTGCGACTAAGCTCGGCTGCAAACTCTATAAAGTAAGTAATGACGGTTCCAGCCAGGAAGTCCCGATCAAGGATGTTCGTTGTGTGCTCGCTAGAGACTGCAAGCCGGGTGAGGTCGGCGAATTTGCATTTGACCTTAACCTTGCCGGTGCGAATAAAAAGCCCCTCGCGGCGAGCAAGCAGTCCGAGCCTTGGAGCTATCAGCTTAGGTTTGACATATATAACGGCAAAAACTGGCTGTCGGAGAGCGGCGTTCGCACTCTGAACCGTGTAGTGAATATATATGATCAAGACTACGGTCCCAGGATAGTAGACTGCGATCTGCCGGAAACTATCGATGCCGGGAAGACGCTTGAAGCCAAGGTTGTGGTGCGCAACAGCGGCGCGCAGACCTGGGACCGCAAGCGCACCAAGATAGGTTATCACTGGTATTATCTGGACGGCACTGAAATGCTCTGGGATGGTATCACCACTCCCATCAAGCAGAATATTCAGCCCGGCTGGCCGATTGTGATATCCGCTCAAGTCAAAGCCCCGGAATATGACGGCCAGTATGTGCTGGTCTGGGATGTAATGATAGATGAGCAGTGGCTTTCGACCGGACCGCTAAGCAGGGGCGGCGATATCTTGCCTGTGACTGTGGAAGTAAAAGGCGGCAGGCTTGCATTTGAAGACTTGAGCAAGCTCTGCAATGTCCAACTTTCAAGCCCCGACACGGACAGAACATCCGGTGATTTCGACGGCAAAGGTTCCAGCTTCCCGTCCGAGTTGATCCCGCCAGACTCCGGCATGACTAAAGAGGTCAAGCGCGTCTACCCGACGGGTTACAACTGGGTCCGCGATGATCAACCCGAGGGCAGGATCAGCTTTTTGTATCCCGACAAGACTCCCGGCACTCCCGGCGCTGTTGCTTGCGATGGACAGAGCTTGACATTTGCTCAAGGCTCATACAAGTCACTGCATATACTGGCTGCATCCACTAACGGCGACGCATCGGGCGATGTCTCGCTTGACTACACGAAATATCCGAGGAGTATGCCACTGCAAGTCAGCGACTGGAGCAAGGGACCGTCACACGGGGAGAAGATCGGGTTTGCCGCCCGGCATCGACACAGCCACGGCGGCGATGAGGTCGGCACGCCGTGTTATCTTTATGATTATGTGATCCCTGTAAATGCATCACGTATTTTGACGGGAATTACTTTGCCAAAGAATCCTGATATCAAGGTTGTTGCCGTAACCCTTGAACGCGCGGAGGCTCAGGCAGCGCCGGTCGCAAAAACTGATAATACCAAGAGATGA